In one Chiloscyllium punctatum isolate Juve2018m chromosome 47, sChiPun1.3, whole genome shotgun sequence genomic region, the following are encoded:
- the LOC140468493 gene encoding uncharacterized protein translates to MSPDPGDLGIQTTLTWREPPSDLRPPGFPGAGESEVRERVSGGGDKSPLSLPLPLRSAECDPSVEEESSCLIPPVPPSSPPGPFQTSPPVSSELSPRLWALMERAHSYTTTEDTQTGYCLPESGRLAEEEGRLAESRRLAEEERLAESRRLAEEERLAEAQRLAEAQRLAEEERLAEEERLAEAQRLAEEERLAKAQRLTEEERLAEARRLAKEERLAEEERLAEARRLAEEERLAEEERLAEARRLAEEERLAQAQRLAEEERLAEAQRLAEAQRLAEEERLAKEERLAKEERLAEEERLAEAQRLAEAQRLAEEERLAEAQRLAEAQGLAEEERLAEEERLAKAQRLAEEERLAEEERLAEAQHLAEEERLAEEERLAEAQHLAEEERLAEAQRLAEAQRLAEEERLAEAQRLAEAQRLAEAQGLAEEERLAEAQRLAEEERLAKAQCLAEEERLAEAQRLAEEERLAESRRLAEEERLAESQRLAEAQRLAEAQRLAEEERRLAEAQRLAEEERLAEAQGLAEAQRLAEEEERLAESERLAEAQRLAEAQRLAEEERLAEAQRLAEAQRLAEAQRLAEEERLAEAQRLAEEERLAEAQRLAEAQRLAESQRLAEEERLAEAQCLAESQRLAEDERLAEAQRLAEARRLAEEERLAGSQRLAESQRLAEAQGLAEEERLAEGLAEAEERLAEGEERLAAPGYVLSEHEVSIGCDSDVSRSSDWGLSESFEWSTPRSLERAQVQAQAQVQAQAQAQAQAQVQAQVQAQVQAQAQAQAQVQARVGQEESSSQQAHLSPSVPGSRPGGQAQSIQEGGRETPGETRGETESRGETQSETRGETEPETRGETESRGEKEPETPREAEMEAETLGETESRGETENRGEMEAETWGETENRGEMEVESRGETESRGETETRGEMEPETPRDVEMENRGEMEAETWGETENRGEMETRGEMETRGEAENRGETENRGEMENRGETETRGEMETRGEMENRGETETRGEMEAESRGETESRGEAENRGETESRGETENRGETESRGETESRGEAENRGETESRGETESRGETENRGETESRGETETRGETETRGEMEAESRGETETRGEMEAECVSDKELGRIQAAGLTMDSELDGPGVREHTQTDYLEPVPLRPTALSPVPFRPTALSPVPFRPTALSPVPLRLTALSPVPFRPTALSPVPLRPTALSPVPLRPTALSPVPLRLTALSPVPFRPTALSPVPLRLTALSPVPLRPTALSPVPFRLTALSPVPLRLTALSPVPLRPTALNPVPLRLTALSPVPLRPTALSPVPFRLTALSPVPLRLTALSPVPLRPTALSPVPFRPTALSPVPLRPTALSPVPFRPTALSPVPFRPTALSPVPFRPTALSPVPLRPTALSPVPLRPTALSPVPLRLTALSPVPFRPTALSPVPFRPTALSPVPFRPTALSPVPLRPTALSPVPFRPTALSPVPLRPTALSPVPLRPTALSPVPLRPTALSPVPFRPTALSPVPFRPTALSPVPFRPTALSPVPLRHSALSPVPFRPTALSPVPFRPTALSPVPLRPTALSPVPFPGVIPEINRTAGMRAGSVQSCRVITRISPDVLIANLTNALNEISDTDASSPGWHS, encoded by the exons GACCCCGGGGACCTTGGGATCCAAACAACGTTGACCTGGAGGGAGCCACCCTCTGACCTCCGACCCCCAGGGTTCCCTGGGGCAGGGGAGTCAGAGGTCAGGGAGAGGGTGTCAGGAGGCGGAGACAAGagccccctctccctgcccctccccctcCGGAGTGCAGAGTGCGATCCCAGTGTTGAGGAGGAGAGCTCCTGTCTGATACCCCCAGTGCCTCCCTCGTCACCCCCAGGCCCCTTCCAGACCTCACCCCCTGTCAGCAGCGAATTGAGCCCCAGGCTGTGGGCCCTGATGGAGCGGGCTCACTCCTACACTACCACTGAGGACACACAGACGGGGTACTGCCTACCAGAGTCTGGGCGTCTGGCCGAGGAGGAGGGGCGTCTGGCTGAGTCACGGCGTCTGGCTGAGGAGGAGCGTCTGGCTGAGTCACGGCGTCTGGCCGAGGAGGAGCGTCTGGCCGAGGCACAGCGTCTGGCCGAGGCACAGCGTCTGGCTGAGGAGGAGCGTCTGGCCGAGGAGGAGCGTCTGGCCGAGGCACAGCGTCTGGCTGAGGAGGAGCGTCTGGCCAAGGCACAGCGTCTGACCGAGGAGGAGCGTCTGGCCGAGGCACGGCGTCTGGCCAAGGAGGAGCGTCTGGCCGAGGAGGAGCGTCTGGCCGAGGCACGGCGTCTGGCCGAGGAGGAGCGTCTGGCCGAGGAGGAGCGTCTGGCCGAGGCACGGCGTCTGGCTGAGGAGGAGCGTCTGGCCCAGGCACAGCGTCTGGCCGAGGAGGAGCGTCTGGCCGAGGCACAGCGTCTGGCCGAGGCACAGCGTCTGGCCGAGGAGGAGCGTCTGGCCAAGGAGGAGCGTCTGGCCAAGGAGGAGCGTCTGGCCGAGGAGGAGCGTCTGGCCGAGGCACAGCGTCTGGCCGAGGCACAGCGTCTGGCTGAGGAGGAGCGTCTGGCCGAGGCACAGCGTCTGGCCGAGGCACAGGGTCTGGCTGAGGAGGAGCGTCTGGCTGAGGAGGAGCGTCTGGCCAAGGCACAGCGTCTGGCCGAGGAGGAGCGTCTGGCCGAGGAGGAGCGTCTGGCTGAGGCACAGCATCTGGCCGAGGAGGAGCGTCTGGCCGAGGAGGAGCGTCTGGCTGAGGCACAGCATCTGGCCGAGGAGGAGCGTCTGGCCGAGGCACAGCGTCTGGCCGAGGCACAGCGTCTGGCTGAGGAGGAGCGTCTGGCCGAGGCACAGCGTCTGGCCGAGGCACAGCGTCTGGCCGAGGCACAGGGTCTGGCTGAGGAGGAGCGTCTGGCCGAGGCACAGCGTCTGGCCGAGGAGGAGCGTCTGGCCAAGGCACAGTGTCTGGCCGAGGAGGAGCGTCTGGCCGAGGCTCAGCGTCTGGCTGAGGAGGAGCGTCTGGCCGAGTCACGGCGTCTGGCCGAGGAGGAGCGTCTGGCTGAGTCACAGCGTCTGGCCGAGGCACAACGTCTGGCCGAGGCACAACGTCTGGCCGAGGAGGAGAGGCGTCTGGCCGAGGCACAGCGTCTGGCCGAGGAGGAGCGTCTGGCCGAGGCACAGGGTCTGGCCGAGGCACAGCGTCTGGCCGAGGAGGAGGAGCGTCTGGCTGAGTCAGAGCGTCTGGCTGAGGCACAGCGTCTGGCCGAGGCACAGCGTCTGGCCGAGGAGGAGCGTCTGGCCGAGGCACAGCGTCTGGCCGAGGCACAGCGTCTGGCCGAGGCACAGCGTCTGGCCGAGGAGGAGCGTCTGGCCGAGGCACAGCGTCTGGCTGAGGAGGAGCGTCTGGCTGAGGCACAGCGTCTGGCTGAGGCACAGCGTCTGGCCGAGTCACAGCGTCTGGCTGAGGAGGAGCGTCTGGCTGAGGCACAGTGTCTGGCCGAGTCACAGCGTCTGGCTGAGGATGAGCGTCTGGCCGAGGCACAGCGTCTGGCTGAGGCACGGCGTCTGGCCGAGGAGGAGCGTCTGGCCGGGTCACAGCGTCTGGCCGAGTCACAGCGTCTGGCTGAGGCACAGGGTCTGGCCGAGGAGGAGCGTCTGGCTGAGGGTCTAGCCGAGGCGGAGGAGCGTCTAGCCGAGGGGGAGGAGCGTCTAGCCGCCCCGGGGTATGTGCTGTCTGAGCACGAGGTGTCGATTGGCTGTGACTCTGATGTTTCCCGTTCCTCAGACTGGGGCCTCTCTGAGTCCTTTGAGTGGTCAACCCCCAGATCCCTGGAACGGGCCCAGGTTCAGGCCCAGGCCCAGGTtcaggcccaggcccaggcccaggcccaggcccaggtTCAGGCCCAGGTTCAGGCCCAGGTtcaggcccaggcccaggcccaggcccaggtTCAGGCCCGGGTTGGACAGGAAGAGAGTTCCTCACAACAGGCTCATCTCTCACCGTCTGTACCAGGATCCAGGCCAGGGGGGCAGGCACAGAGTATccaggaaggtgggagagagactccGGGAGAGACCCGGGGAGAGACGGAGAGTCGGGGAGAGACGCAGTCGGAGACTCGGGGAGAGACAGAGCCGGAGACTCGGGGAGAGACGGAGAGTCGGGGAGAGAAGGAGCCGGAGACTCCCAGAGAGGCGGAGATGGAGGCGGAGACTTTGGGAGAGACGGAGAGTCGGGGAGAGACGGAGAATCGGGGAGAGATGGAGGCGGAGACTTGGGGAGAGACGGAGAATCGgggagagatggaggtggagagtCGGGGAGAGACGGAGAGTCGGGGAGAGACGGAGACTCGGGGAGAGATGGAGCCGGAGACTCCCAGAGACGTGGAGATGGAGAATCGGGGAGAGATGGAGGCGGAGACTTGGGGAGAGACGGAGAATCGGGGAGAGATGGAGACTCGGGGAGAGATGGAGACTCGGGGAGAGGCGGAGAATCGGGGAGAGACGGAGAATCGGGGAGAGATGGAGAATCGGGGAGAGACGGAGACTCGGGGAGAGATGGAGACTCGGGGAGAGATGGAGAATCGGGGAGAGACGGAGACTCGGGGAGAGATGGAGGCGGAGAGTCGGGGAGAGACGGAGAGTCGGGGAGAGGCGGAGAATCGGGGAGAGACGGAGAGTCGGGGAGAGACGGAGAATCGGGGAGAGACGGAGAGTCGGGGAGAGACGGAGAGTCGGGGAGAGGCGGAGAATCGGGGAGAGACGGAGAGTCGGGGAGAGACGGAGAGTCGGGGAGAGACGGAGAATCGGGGAGAGACGGAGAGTCGGGGAGAGACGGAGACTCGGGGAGAGACGGAGACTCGGGGAGAGATGGaggcagagagtcggggagagacgGAGACTCGGGGAGAGATGGAGGCGGAGTGTGTCAGCGATAAGGAATTGGGGAGGATCCAGGCTGCAGGGTTGACAATGGATTCAGAGTTGGATGGTCCTGGAGTGAGGGAGCACACCCAG ACTGACTACCTTGAGCCTGTCCCTTTAAGACCGACAGCCCTGAGTCCTGTCCCTTTTAGACCGACAGCCCTGAGTCCTGTCCCTTTTAGACCGACAGCCCTGAGTCCTGTCCCTTTAAGACTGACAGCCCTGAGTCCTGTCCCTTTTAGACCGACAGCCCTGAGTCCTGTCCCTTTAAGACCGACAGCCCTGAGTCCTGTCCCTTTAAGACCTACAGCCCTGAGTCCTGTCCCTTTAAGACTGACAGCCCTGAGTCCTGTCCCTTTTAGACCGACAGCCCTGAGTCCTGTCCCTTTAAGACTGACAGCCCTGAGTCCTGTCCCTTTAAGACCGACAGCCTTGAGCCCTGTCCCTTTTAGACTGACAGCCCTGAGTCCTGTCCCTTTAAGACTGACAGCCCTGAGTCCTGTCCCTTTAAGACCTACAGCCCTGAATCCTGTCCCTTTAAGACTGACAGCCCTGAGTCCTGTCCCTTTAAGACCGACAGCCTTGAGCCCTGTCCCTTTTAGACTGACAGCCCTGAGTCCTGTCCCTTTAAGACTGACAGCCCTGAGTCCTGTCCCTTTAAGACCGACAGCCCTGAGTCCTGTCCCTTTTAGACCTACAGCCCTGAGTCCTGTCCCTTTAAGACCGACAGCCTTGAGCCCTGTCCCTTTTAGACCGACAGCCTTGAGCCCTGTCCCTTTTAGACCGACAGCCCTGAGTCCTGTCCCTTTTAGACCGACAGCCCTGAGTCCTGTCCCTTTAAGACCTACAGCCCTGAGTCCTGTCCCTTTAAGACCTACAGCCCTGAGTCCTGTCCCTTTAAGACTGACAGCCCTGAGTCCTGTCCCTTTTAGACCGACAGCCCTGAGTCCTGTCCCTTTTAGACCGACAGCCCTGAGTCCTGTCCCTTTTAGACCGACAGCCCTGAGTCCTGTCCCTTTAAGACCGACAGCCCTGAGCCCTGTCCCTTTTAGACCTACAGCCCTGAGTCCTGTCCCTTTAAGACCTACAGCCCTGAGTCCTGTCCCTTTAAGACCTACAGCCCTGAGTCCTGTCCCTTTAAGACCGACAGCCCTGAGCCCTGTCCCTTTTAGACCTACAGCCCTGAGCCCTGTCCCTTTTAGACCGACAGCCCTGAGTCCTGTCCCTTTTAGACCTACAGCCCTGAGTCCTGTCCCTTTAAGACATTCAGCCCTGAGTCCTGTCCCTTTTAGACCTACAGCCCTGAGTCCTGTCCCTTTTAGACCGACAGCCCTGAGTCCTGTCCCTTTAAGACCGACAGCCTTGAGCCCTGTCCCTTTCCCAGGTGTT